In one window of Sardina pilchardus chromosome 23, fSarPil1.1, whole genome shotgun sequence DNA:
- the b3galt1a gene encoding beta-1,3-galactosyltransferase 1: protein MPSKVSCLYLLTVLCWASALWYLSGSRPSSSYSGQMAAIPVRRSSARGLAGAGKNLTYGNVRTRPLNPHAFPFLINEPDKCQAPPAEAAAGNSTPPFLVILISTTHKEFDARQAIRETWGDESTFAGEVRVVTLFLLGTHPDPVLNQMVAQESQVFHDIVVEDFVDSYHNLTLKTLMGMRWVSTYCPQARYIMKTDSDIFVNMDNLVYNLLKPATKPRRRYFTGYVINGSPIRDMRSKWYMPRDLYPESKYPPFCSGTGYVFSADVAELIYKTSLHTRLLHLEDVYVGVCLRKLGIHPFQNSGFNHWKMAYSLCRYRRVVTVHQISPEEMHRIYNDMTSKKHLKC from the exons ATGCCCTCCAAGGTGTCGTGCCTGTACCTGCTGACGGTGCTGTGCTGGGCGAGCGCCCTGTGGTACCTGAGCGGCTCGCGGCCGTCCTCCTCGTACAGCGGGCAGATGGCCGCCATCCCCGTGCGCCGCTCGTCCGCCCGCGGCCTGGCCGGCGCCGGCAAGAACCTGACCTACGGCAACGTGCGCACGCGGCCGCTCAACCCGCACGCCTTCCCGTTCCTCATCAACGAGCCCGACAAGTGCCAGGCGCCGCCCGCCGAGGCCGCCGCGGGCAACAGCACGCCCCCCTTCCTCGTCATCCTCATCAGCACCACCCACAAGGAGTTCGACGCTCGACAG GCGATCCGCGAGACGTGGGGCGACGAGAGCACGTTCGCCGGCGAGGTGCGCGTGGTCACCCTCTTCCTGCTGGGCACGCACCCGGACCCCGTGCTCAACCAGATGGTGGCGCAGGAGAGCCAGGTGTTCCACGACATcgtggtggaggactttgtggaCTCCTACCACAACCTGACGCTCAAGACCCTCATGGGCATGCGCTGGGTGTCCACCTACTGCCCGCAGGCGCGCTACATCATGAAGACGGACAGCGACATCTTCGTCAACATGGACAACCTCGTGTACAACCTGCTCAAGCCGGCCACCAAGCCGCGCCGCCGCTACTTCACCGGCTACGTCATCAACGGCTCGCCCATCCGCGACATGCGCAGCAAGTGGTACATGCCGCGCGACCTCTACCCCGAGAGCAAGTACCCGCCGTTCTGCTCGGGCACGGGCTACGTGTTCTCGGCCGACGTGGCCGAGCTCATCTACAAGACGTCGCTGCACACGCGCCTCCTGCACCTGGAGGACGTCTACGTGGGCGTGTGCCTGCGCAAGCTGGGCATCCACCCGTTCCAGAACAGCGGCTTCAACCACTGGAAGATGGCGTACAGCTTGTGCCGCTACCGCCGCGTGGTC